The Drosophila teissieri strain GT53w chromosome X, Prin_Dtei_1.1, whole genome shotgun sequence genome has a segment encoding these proteins:
- the LOC122624005 gene encoding endochitinase A, giving the protein MRLSFVLTLILTGSRRSSAFWWPKATTETREPGGGQMLQQIPLTYFRTYTYQPLAPGFFGFGAAQTPLLPGAQYDPYGMTSYAAARRHDSASRQEVTAPAELTNAPSSARTTSTTAAPTTTTTTTTTTTPAPTTRTSTTTTSTTTTTTPPPAPPPPQSTSSSFSEGPTSSLLRFGEYPAYNRRQMPQQQSIAAVPEHGGVSSNSRIQFVPCMCPVSMPSFVSSASSTAATLPPQPSTSSTAFVSQPAAPAHRRGAGGAEG; this is encoded by the exons ATGCGGCTAAGTTTTGTG CTTACTCTTATCCTCACAGGCTCCCGACGGTCCAGCGCCTTCTGGTGGCCAAAGGCAACAAC GGAAACCAGGGAGCCGGGTGGCGGTCAGATGCTCCAGCAAATCCCGCTCACCTACTTCCGCACGTACACCTACCAGCCATTGGCTCCTGGCTTCTTCGGATTCGGAGCTGCTCAGACACCCCTGCTGCCTGGTGCCCAGTACGATCCGTACGGGATGACCAGCTATGCCGCTGCCCGGAGACACGACTCCGCTTCCAGGCAGGAAGTGACTGCTCCGGCGGAACTGACCAACGCGCCCAGCAGCGctcgcaccaccagcaccactgcCGCTCCAAcgaccacaaccaccaccaccaccaccaccaccccggCACCAACCACCAGGACTAGCACCACTACCACCagcaccactaccaccaccacgccaccaccagcaccaccgccgccccagtccaccagcagcagcttctCCGAGGGACCCACTTCCAGCTTGCTGCGCTTCGGCGAGTACCCCGCGTACAATCGCCGG CAgatgccgcagcagcagagcaTCGCAGCAGTACCGGAGCACGGAGGGGTGTCCAGCAACAGTCGCATCCAGTTTGTTCCCTGCATGTGTCCTGTCAGCATGCCCAGCTTTGTCTCATCAGCATCCTCGACGGCGGCCACTCTGCCTCCGCAGCCGTCCACCTCCTCCACGGCGTTCGTGTCCCAGCCGGCGGCCC CAGCGCATCGTCGCGGAGCTGGAGGGGCTGAGGGCTGA
- the LOC122623644 gene encoding transcription initiation factor TFIID subunit 4 produces MMASSGGACSHFAFVAWAVFALLLTHGGDNVVDARRNQGNQRKTSSSSSSSNYGHVTPSYSTNGHAAGNSHADVAKLSYPNYNSQPNRPMAAGSSGSPGSAPQPGWNVPQGPPPAYSASNPAGGARPNMHEPPPAYHAPNYGAAPPSYGAATGSNMHQPQYSGVPAGATYYPAAGHGGSYSPNIPAGATYYPSAGHVPMGGGYHPAAAPPPGATYYQAGSALPPGATYYSAPPQQSSSGLGFGTGLLAGGLGGALLGHALTPSGGSSSSQPVAAAPAAGQDRIIIINNGVPVNASDGTTVINAAGVAAAPGAVPAAPMAPSNVTQDAQQPAVPMAPMPAMPFNPETSNMTAPDAAAPPPPGGIICVPTKVNETDPTDSTKIVEVEKIACYPAPPPPAAPAGEGPAPLAPMAAVQPGMQQVQKTQDVAAPVQASVTSNTGGAQSLEGLTMRSLLLALMSGVVAKWLAGF; encoded by the exons ATGATGGCCTCCAGTGGTGGCGCTTGTTCCCATTTCGCCTTTGTGGCCTGGGCGGTGTTTGCCTTGTTGCTGACGCACGGCGGCGACAATGTTGTGGATGCCCGGCGTAACCAGGGCAACCAGCGGAAgacctcctcctcgtccagctcctccaactACGGTCACGTGACGCCCAGCTATAGCACGAATGGCCATGCCGCCGGCAACTCTCACGCAGATGTGGCCAAACTGAGCTACCCCAACTACAATTCGCAGCCGAATCGCCCGATGGCCGCGGGCTCATCGGGATCCCCTGGCTCCGCCCCTCAGCCAGGTTGGAATGTGCCGCAGGGTCCGCCACCCGCCTACTCCGCTTCCAATCCCGCCGGGGGAGCCCGACCCAATATGCACGAGCCGCCGCCAGCCTATCATGCTCCCAACTACGGAGCAGCTCCTCCCAGCTATGGGGCCGCCACCGGATCGAATATGCATCAGCCGCAGTACTCGGGAGTGCCAGCTGGCGCCACCTACTATCCGGCCGCAGGACACGGTGGCAGCTATTCGCCCAACATCCCCGCTGGAGCTACGTACTACCCATCCGCCGGCCATGTGCCCATGGGCGGTGGCTATcaccctgctgctgctccgcctccgGGTGCCACCTACTACCAGGCGGGATCTGCTTTGCCGCCCGGAGCCACCTACTACTCTGCACCGCCGCAGCAGTCCTCCTCGGGCTTGGGCTTCG GAACTGGCCTGCTTGCTGGTGGCTTGGGCGGTGCTCTGCTGGGACACGCTCTTACGCCCTCGGGCGGCAGTTCCTCGTCGCAGCCGGTTgccgcagctccagctgctgggcaggatcgcatcatcatcatcaacaatGGCGTGCCGGTGAATGCCAGCGATGGCACCACTGTGATAAACGCAGCGGGTGTGGCGGCTGCCCCAGGAGCAGTTCCAGCTGCACCAATGGCCCCTTCCAACGTGACCCAGGATGCCCAACAGCCAGCCGTACCCATGGCACCAATGCCGGCAATGCCCTTCAATCCAGAGACCTCCAACATGACCGCGCCGGATGCAGCTGCTCCCCCACCGCCCGGCGGCATTATTTGTGTGCCCACCAAGGTGAACGAAACGGACCCGACCGACAGCACCAAGATAGTAGAGGTGGAGAAGATTGCCTGCTACCcggcaccaccgccaccagctGCTCCCGCCGGCGAGGGTCCAGCACCACTGGCGCCCATGGCCGCTGTTCAACCAGGAATGCAGCAGGTGCAGAAGACGCAGGATGTCGCTGCCCCAGTTCAGGCATCCGTAACGTCCAACACCGGCGGAGCTCAGTCCTTGGAAGGATTGACCATGCGGAGCCTTCTGCTCGCGCTCATGAGCGGGGTGGTGGCCAAGTGGCTAGCAGGCTTCTAA
- the LOC122623702 gene encoding uncharacterized protein LOC122623702, translating to MEVPWIIVSLWTRAILGQSYLAAEHQHRPLWILEDGLTKRHRQNRPEADYETTTRMPALVVRRQGRGGGQEAKSGSITFLVRHEDREAPAPPPPPPPPKLPSIPQRRFMMPHHLQLPHRYVQPVQRTRSHRRGERRQLPVFDNGPGENSLQLGMRDYPIFVYNGTRGELILNTMLSRRRYPMQEPVPGQVLYPPSTPMFRPKPIVERFRFPGQRELMNLTLIPFYAQEAISDPALTSTSTQAPTISTSTTPIPSPSPYETQLPRIEGVLALGKRKRKKAKQYEAFHSPQEVVQWQPVLRRSTGHNDNHRHHSSEEVEPDEQKELVAVSDGVEEALDEQDWLTAQEAETEVELPPELPTETSTASSSEPFQIVYFDESLERPAVEALSPTTPPPPPPPLRQSSRYALKREYYAFPVYTLGKLLQPQAPNPSKNLLEKSDRAARSSLEREPSTWFILNSRYKGPYHRSHGTDTQTKYYTSKYIENGLRSLPRR from the exons ATGGAGGTGCCCTGGATTATCGTTTCACTGTGGACTAGGGCTATCTTGGGACAAAGTTATTTGGCGGCCGAGCACCAGCATCGCCCACTTTGGATCCTGGAGGATGGGCTAACCAAGAGGCATAGACAGAACCGCCCGGAAGCCGATTATGAGACCACCACTAGGATGCCTGCGCTGGTGGTCAGAAGGCAGGGCAGAGGTGGTGGTCAGGAGGCGAAGTCCGGCTCCATTACCTTTCTGGTTAGACATGAAGATCGGGAAGCACCGgctccgccgccaccgccgccacctccAAAATTGCCCTCCATACCTCAGCGACGGTTTATGATGCCGCACCATCTCCAGCTGCCCCATCGGTACGTGCAACCCGTTCAGAGAACCAGGAGCCACCGGCGAGGAGAACGTCGCCAGCTGCCCGTCTTCGATAATGGACCCGGCGAGAACTCCCTGCAATTGGGTATGCGCGACTACCCCATTTTCGTGTACAACGGAACGAGGGGGGAGCTGATTCTCAACACCATGCTGAGCAGGAGGCGTTATCCCATGCAGGAACCAGTCCCAGGCCAAGTCCTCTATCCACCATCCACCCCCATGTTCCGGCCGAAGCCGATTGTGGAGCGATTCCGCTTCCCAGGTCAACGGGAGCTTATGAACCTGACGCTAATTCCCTTTTACGCCCAAGAGGCCATCAGTGATCCTGCCCTAACTAGCACCTCCACTCAGGCACccaccatctccacctccaccacgCCCATACCCTCACCATCGCCCTACGAAACACAGCTGCCCAGAATCGAGGGAGTGCTGGCGctgggaaagcggaaaaggaAGAAGGCCAAGCAATATGAGGCTTTCCATTCCCCGCAGGAAGTGGTGCAGTGGCAGCCAGTGCTGCGACGATCCACTGGCCACAACGACAACCATCGCCATCACTCCAGTGAGGAAGTGGAGCCGGACGAGCAGAAGGAGTTGGTCGCCGTCAGCGATGGTGTGGAGGAGGCACTCGACGAACAAGACTGGCTGACGGCACAGGAAGCCGAGACGGAGGTGGAACTACCTCCAGAACTACCCACAGAAACATCtaccgccagcagcagcgagcCCTTCCAGATCGTCTACTTCGATGAGAGTCTGGAGCGGCCAGCCGTGGAAGCTCTGAGTCCCACtacgccaccgccgccgccgccgcctttGCGACAGAGCTCTCGATATGCCCTCAAAAGGGAGTACTATGCGTTTCCAGTGTACACCCTGGGTAAACTGCTCCAGCCGCAAGCACCGAATCCCTCCAAGAATCTGCTGGAGAAGAGCGATCGCGCGGCAAGAAGCTCCTTGGAAAGGGAGCCCAGTACCTGGTTTATACTGAACTCACG CTACAAGGGACCCTACCACCGCTCACATGGAACGGACACTCAGACCAAGTACTACACATCCAAGTACATAGAGAACGGCTTGCGTTCCTTGCCTCGTAGATAG
- the LOC122623703 gene encoding mitochondrial 2-oxodicarboxylate carrier — protein sequence MASQQPDISHAKRAAFQVLAGGSAGFLEVCIMQPLDVVKTRIQIQATPAPNAAALGELHYNGVFDCFAKMYRHEGISSYWKGIMPPILAETPKRAIKFLVFEQTKPLFQFGSPTPTPLTFSLAGLTAGTLEAIAVNPFEVVKVAQQADRQKKMLSTFAVAKGIIKQDGLGFSGLNKGITATMGRNGVFNMVYFGFYHSVKNVVPEYKESHLEFLRKVTIGFLAGTLACFVNIPFDVAKSRIQGPQPVAGQIKYRGTFSSMGIVYREEGFRALYKGLVPKIMRLGPGGAILLLVFEYSYDYLLHNYS from the exons ATGGCCTCCCAGCAGCCGGACATCTCGCACGCGAAGCGCGCCGCCTTCCAGGTTTTGGCCGGCGGCTCGGCAGGATTCCTGGAGGTCTGCATCATGCAGCCACTGGATGTGGTCAAGACCCGCATCCAGATCCAGGCCACTCCGGCGCCGAATGCCGCGGCCCTTGGCGAG CTGCACTACAATGGCGTCTTCGACTGCTTCGCCAAGATGTACCGCCACGAAGGCATCTCCTCCTACTGGAAGGGCATCATGCCGCCGATCCTGGCCGAGACGCCCAAGCGGGCCATCAAGTTCCTGGTGTTCGAGCAGACGAAGCCGCTCTTTCAGTTCGGCTCGCCCACTCCCACGCCGCTGACCTTCTCTCTGGCCGGACTGACAGCCGGCACCCTGGAGGCCATCGCCGTGAATCCCTTCGAGGTGGTGAAGGTGGCCCAGCAGGCTGATCGCCAGAAGAAGATGCTCAGCACGTTCGCGGTGGCCAAGGGCATCATCAAGCAGGACGGATTGGGCTTCAGCGGCCTCAACAAGGGCATCACCGCCACCATGGGACGCAACGGCGTCTTCAACATGGTCTACTTCGGGTTCTACCACAGCGTGAAGAACGTGGTGCCCGAGTACAAGGAGAGCCATCTGGAGTTTCTGCGCAAGGTGACCATCGGCTTCCTGGCCGGCACTCTGGCCTGCTTCGTCAACATCCCCTTCGACGTGGCCAAGTCCCGCATCCAGGGACCGCAGCCGGTCGCCGGGCAGATCAAATACCGCGGAACCTTCAGCTCCATGGGCATCGTCTACCGCGAGGAAGGATTCCGGGCGCTCTACAAGGGACTCGTCCCGAAGATTATGCGTTTGGGCCCAGGAGGAGCTATTCTGCTGCTGGTCTTCGAGTACTCCTACGATTACCTGCTGCACAACTACTCCTAG
- the LOC122623144 gene encoding 60S ribosomal protein L22 encodes MAPTAKTNKGDTKTAAAKPAEKKAAPAAAAKGKVEKPKAEAAKPAAAAAKNVKKAPEAAKDVKAAAAAAKPAAAKPAAAKPAAKDAGKKAPAAAAPKKDAKAAAAPAAAKAAPAKKAASTPAAAPPAKKAAPAKAAAAAPAAAAAPAPAAAAPAVAKPAPKPKAKAAAPAPKVVKKNVLRGKGQKKKKVSLRFTIDCTNIAEDSIMDVADFEKYIKARLKVNGKVNNLGNNVTFERSKLKLIVSSDVHFSKAYLKYLTKKYLKKNSLRDWIRVVANEKDSYELRYFRISSNDDEDDDAE; translated from the exons ATGGCTCCAACC GCCAAGACCAACAAGGGTGATACCAAGACCGCTGCTGCCAAGCCAGCGGAGAAGAAGGCTGCTCCcgcagccgccgccaaggGCAAGGTGGAGAAGCCAAAGGCTGAGGCCGCCAAgcccgccgccgccgctgccaagAACGTGAAGAAGGCGCCCGAGGCGGCCAAGGATGTGAAGgcagccgccgctgctgccaagCCCGCGGCCGCCAAGCCCGCAGCTGCCAAGCCCGCTGCTAAGGATGCCGGAAAGAAGGCgcccgctgccgctgctcccAAGAAGGACGCCAAGGCTGCCGCTGCTCCGGCTGCCGCCAAGGCTGCTCCGGCCAAGAAGGCTGCTTCCACGCCCGCTGCCGCTCCCCCAGCCAAGAAGGCTGCTCCCGCCAaggccgccgccgctgccccggctgctgctgctgctcccgctccggctgcagctgctcctgctgtcgCCAAGCCCGCGCCTAAGCCCAAGGCCAAGGCTGCCGCCCCAGCTCCCAAGGTGGTCAAGAAGAACGTGCTGCGCGGCAAGGgacagaagaagaagaaggtcTCTCTGCGCTTCACCATCGACTGCACCAACATTGCTGAGGATAGCATCATGGATGTGGCCGACTTC GAGAAGTACATCAAGGCCCGCCTTAAGGTCAACGGCAAGGTGAACAACCTGGGCAACAACGTCACCTTCGAGCGCTCCAAGCTGAAGCTCATCGTCAGCTCCGACGTGCACTTCTCCAAGGCCTACCTCAAGTACTTGACCAAGAAGTACCTGAAGAAGAACAGCCTGCGCGATTGGATCCGTGTGGTGGCCAACGAGAAGGACTCGTACGAGCTGCGCTACTTCAGAATCAGCTCcaacgacgacgaggacgacgatgCCGAGTAA